In Desulfurobacteriaceae bacterium, a single genomic region encodes these proteins:
- a CDS encoding ATP/GTP-binding protein, translating into MGVKTLSLLFLIFSIKGLETPESVECFNGKIFISNVGKPYPAKKDGDGFIAIFGKDKKLQKFISNLNAPKGIAVANKKLFIADIDTVVVANSESGKVLKKIKVKDAQFLNDVAYDGKKFVYVSDTQTNTIYRIDTETLEISIFLKSPNLELPNGLAFLKNGNLVVASWGEGKLFEIDINKKSIKTLAYGFSNLDGVTVLNDGTILFSDFSEGKIYSFKDGKVKELKSKVVITSPVDINYCNGKLFVPEFLFNDVKVFKVEK; encoded by the coding sequence ATGGGGGTAAAAACTCTAAGTTTACTTTTTTTAATCTTTAGCATAAAAGGACTTGAAACTCCCGAAAGTGTAGAGTGTTTTAACGGAAAAATTTTCATTTCAAACGTAGGAAAACCGTATCCAGCTAAAAAAGATGGTGACGGATTTATTGCTATATTTGGCAAGGATAAGAAACTCCAAAAGTTTATATCCAACCTAAACGCTCCAAAGGGAATAGCTGTTGCCAACAAGAAGTTATTTATAGCTGATATCGATACTGTAGTTGTTGCCAATTCTGAAAGCGGTAAAGTTTTAAAAAAGATAAAAGTAAAAGATGCCCAGTTTTTAAACGATGTTGCTTACGACGGAAAAAAATTCGTTTACGTTAGCGACACCCAAACTAACACTATATACAGAATAGATACTGAAACTTTAGAAATTTCCATCTTTTTAAAAAGTCCTAATCTGGAACTGCCCAATGGACTCGCTTTTCTGAAAAATGGAAATTTAGTCGTTGCAAGTTGGGGAGAAGGAAAGTTATTTGAAATAGATATTAATAAGAAAAGCATTAAAACCTTAGCTTATGGGTTTTCAAATCTTGATGGGGTTACCGTTTTAAACGATGGAACCATTCTTTTTTCCGATTTCTCAGAAGGAAAAATCTACTCCTTTAAAGACGGAAAAGTTAAAGAATTAAAGTCAAAAGTTGTTATAACCTCTCCTGTCGATATTAATTACTGTAATGGTAAACTTTTCGTTCCTGAATTTTTATTTAATGACGTAAAGGTTTTCAAGGTGGAGAAATGA
- the rapZ gene encoding RNase adapter RapZ: MKGKEIIIITGESGAGKSSAMKHLEDLGFYCIDNIPPDLIPNLLLLIEDNPEIEKAALVIDIRNPGFRKTASTILKKLKEQFPLVKIWYFTAQKDVLIKRFSETRRPHPFERYSPNKSLENLIDEEKEVLEAVKELSHLIIDTSFMNTHELKRFIKNLLADEKPTLKITFLSFGFKYGIPASADNVFDVRFLPNPHFVSHLRPKTGMDKEVVDYIMEHEESRKIFHLIFEFVKLTIPMYEKEGKAYITFAIGCTGGQHRSVAFVELLSKKIKETYPDYEIYVEHREQNIRKEIL; the protein is encoded by the coding sequence ATGAAAGGAAAAGAGATAATCATTATCACCGGTGAATCAGGTGCTGGAAAATCAAGTGCCATGAAACACTTAGAAGACCTTGGTTTTTATTGTATAGATAATATACCACCAGATCTTATACCGAACCTTTTACTATTAATTGAAGACAATCCAGAAATAGAAAAAGCAGCTTTAGTAATTGATATTAGAAACCCCGGTTTTAGAAAAACAGCTTCAACAATACTAAAGAAATTAAAAGAGCAGTTTCCTTTAGTAAAGATCTGGTACTTCACAGCACAAAAAGATGTTCTCATAAAGCGTTTTAGTGAAACAAGGCGCCCACACCCCTTTGAAAGATACAGTCCCAACAAAAGTTTAGAAAACCTAATAGACGAAGAAAAAGAAGTTCTGGAAGCAGTAAAAGAACTTTCTCACCTAATAATAGATACCTCCTTTATGAACACCCATGAATTAAAAAGGTTTATAAAGAACCTTCTTGCTGACGAAAAACCTACTTTGAAGATTACCTTTCTCTCCTTTGGGTTTAAGTACGGAATTCCTGCATCCGCCGATAACGTTTTTGATGTAAGGTTCTTACCCAACCCCCATTTTGTTTCTCACCTTCGCCCAAAAACAGGTATGGATAAAGAAGTTGTTGATTACATAATGGAACATGAGGAATCAAGAAAGATTTTTCATCTTATTTTTGAGTTTGTGAAGCTTACCATTCCTATGTATGAAAAAGAGGGGAAAGCATACATTACTTTTGCTATAGGTTGTACTGGAGGACAGCACAGATCTGTTGCTTTTGTAGAACTCCTTTCAAAAAAAATAAAAGAAACTTATCCTGACTACGAAATATACGTAGAACACAGGGAACAAAATATAAGGAAGGAGATTTTGTAA
- a CDS encoding NAD(+)/NADH kinase — translation MTEGRKVAYKSIGLIANPTKPESAKGIKQIVEKLKDYPVKLFTDEETCKLTKDSCKPYVKVVDRLVLPDKVDVILVLGGDGTFLTVAKLVDKRPVPLLGINFGTLGFLTEVSIDEIEESLERLLNGEFVLENRPVIRVKVLRENGHVSIYRCVNEVAIKRDILARIIEIEIEADGKYVTTFRGDGVIVATPTGSTAYSLSSGGPILMPTLNAMLLTPICPHTLTLRPLVLEGNVCLSARLKTKDETVMVIFDGQEGIELRKGDVIEITRSPHDLLILRDPRKSYYQTLREKLKWG, via the coding sequence ATGACAGAAGGAAGAAAAGTAGCCTATAAGAGTATAGGTCTAATTGCCAATCCGACAAAACCCGAAAGTGCAAAAGGGATAAAACAGATAGTAGAAAAGTTAAAAGACTATCCTGTAAAACTCTTTACAGATGAAGAAACCTGTAAACTCACGAAAGATTCTTGCAAACCTTATGTAAAAGTTGTAGATAGATTAGTGCTTCCTGACAAAGTAGACGTAATCCTTGTTCTTGGTGGCGATGGAACTTTCTTGACAGTAGCAAAACTTGTTGACAAAAGACCGGTTCCACTCTTGGGAATAAACTTTGGAACGCTCGGTTTTCTAACAGAAGTATCTATAGATGAAATAGAAGAAAGTCTAGAAAGACTTTTAAACGGAGAATTTGTCTTAGAGAATAGACCTGTAATTAGAGTAAAAGTTTTAAGGGAAAATGGACACGTTTCCATTTATAGATGTGTCAACGAAGTAGCTATAAAGAGAGATATTTTAGCAAGAATAATTGAAATAGAAATTGAAGCCGATGGAAAGTACGTTACTACTTTTCGTGGTGATGGAGTTATAGTAGCTACCCCAACAGGTTCAACAGCATACTCTCTTTCTTCCGGTGGACCAATCTTAATGCCAACTTTAAATGCAATGCTTCTTACTCCTATTTGTCCCCACACTTTAACGTTAAGACCTTTAGTTCTTGAAGGAAACGTATGTCTTTCTGCAAGGTTAAAAACAAAAGACGAAACCGTAATGGTCATTTTCGACGGGCAAGAAGGAATAGAGCTTAGAAAGGGTGACGTTATAGAAATTACACGATCACCTCACGATCTTCTAATCTTAAGAGACCCAAGAAAATCTTACTACCAAACATTAAGAGAGAAGTTGAAATGGGGGTAA
- a CDS encoding adenylosuccinate synthase has protein sequence MSTLAIVGTQWGDEGKGKIVDILSEKVDFIVRFQGGNNAGHTVVVDGKKYILHLLPSGILHEGKKCVLGNGMVIDLEGLLKEVELVRNAKISVEGRIFVSERAHIIFPYHKALDAAAEKLKGNKSIGTTLKGIGPAYRDKAGRVGIRIADLKDEETFKEKLKWNIREKELTLKHVYNYEVNFNFDEIYTNTVKTYEKLQDFITDTVSILNNAIDDGERVLFEGAQATLLDIDIGTYPYVTSSNSSSLGISSGTGISPKKIKKIFGIAKAYTTRVGGGPFPTELKDNVGELLRARGHEYGSTTGRPRRCGWLDLFSLKFSKMVNDLDGLIITKLDVLDAFDEIKVCVGYSINGKKIDYFPSTAKELNQVEPIYETLPGWKTETTHIKKFENLPKEAQNFIRFIEDYLETEIPMISTGPQRDEIIIRKELW, from the coding sequence ATGTCTACACTTGCAATTGTCGGAACCCAATGGGGCGATGAAGGAAAAGGAAAGATAGTTGACATTCTCTCTGAGAAAGTAGATTTCATTGTAAGGTTTCAAGGAGGAAACAACGCTGGTCATACAGTCGTAGTCGACGGTAAGAAATATATCCTCCACCTTCTCCCCTCCGGAATACTTCACGAAGGGAAAAAGTGCGTCCTCGGAAACGGAATGGTAATAGACCTTGAAGGATTACTGAAAGAGGTCGAACTGGTAAGAAACGCAAAAATCTCCGTTGAAGGAAGAATCTTTGTCAGTGAGAGGGCACACATAATATTCCCTTACCATAAAGCTCTTGATGCAGCAGCTGAAAAACTAAAAGGAAACAAGTCAATTGGAACAACTCTAAAAGGAATTGGCCCAGCTTATAGAGACAAGGCTGGAAGGGTCGGAATAAGGATTGCAGACCTTAAAGATGAAGAAACTTTCAAAGAGAAATTGAAATGGAACATAAGGGAAAAAGAGTTAACTTTAAAGCACGTTTACAACTATGAAGTAAACTTTAATTTTGACGAAATATACACAAACACTGTGAAAACTTATGAAAAGCTCCAAGATTTCATCACTGATACAGTTTCCATACTAAATAACGCAATAGATGATGGAGAAAGAGTTCTTTTTGAAGGCGCTCAGGCAACCTTACTTGACATAGATATAGGAACATACCCTTACGTTACATCTTCTAACTCTTCATCTCTTGGAATATCCTCTGGAACAGGAATAAGTCCCAAGAAAATCAAGAAAATATTTGGAATTGCAAAGGCTTACACCACAAGAGTAGGTGGTGGTCCATTCCCAACAGAATTAAAGGACAACGTGGGAGAACTTTTAAGGGCAAGAGGACATGAATACGGTTCTACTACTGGAAGACCAAGAAGATGTGGTTGGTTAGACCTCTTTTCCCTAAAGTTCTCAAAAATGGTAAATGACCTTGACGGTCTGATAATTACAAAACTTGATGTTTTAGATGCTTTTGACGAAATAAAGGTATGTGTTGGATACTCTATAAACGGAAAGAAAATTGACTACTTCCCATCAACAGCAAAAGAACTTAATCAGGTTGAACCGATTTACGAAACTTTACCCGGCTGGAAAACAGAGACAACCCACATTAAAAAGTTTGAGAACTTACCAAAAGAGGCTCAAAACTTTATAAGATTTATCGAAGATTACTTAGAAACCGAAATTCCAATGATTTCAACCGGTCCTCAGAGAGACGAAATAATCATACGTAAAGAATTATGGTAG
- a CDS encoding methyl-accepting chemotaxis protein: MKIKTKLFVSLVVEVMMILFLTEFIHFKLLSFKNQNELSKTILSVEKDIADLKSYILFPDKTVEENIQRDLARLTEFDNPKATQAYSILLSAVSEIKKGNVDHEVLIKELSQKERTLKNIKEKVEEEANSILSSVSFLVRIIPLFSLIIIGIGAFSSYRAIVMPIQAMTRTMREIEKGNLTKRLSIDKDDELGLLAKEFDKFLGWIKNTFEELEKLSAKVSTDASLLIMELFNTDIKSKDIKEKFVELSISSEVLANSISDINKLLKTAGKEVEEVECETQKGANIVSKSVSDVQELADKVIKLRNKIEDLQKGSTTIQNVVETIKNIADQTNLLALNAAIEAARAGEAGRGFAVVAEEVRKLATRTVSSAEEIGNIVNNIIHLIEKFSQDLEKRANEAMKVKGEMAKTEEVLVKIRTKVESLSEVTDNILFTLKQQLGALDTVKENVSSINNEIDRFNEVFKKLESTIYRTRASVKSVHENISKFDIGKLISTIIKGMELFSDWVAKLPTIREIPQFENSEIRKWLHKELKSFKVDGLPEISNQLESVIEDCYKIAGEIIEALQNSKDSIGDKFQELEKKVLEAAELFEELLEKVTDDRK; the protein is encoded by the coding sequence ATGAAAATAAAGACTAAACTTTTTGTTTCTCTCGTCGTAGAAGTTATGATGATACTCTTCCTTACAGAGTTTATCCACTTCAAACTACTTAGCTTCAAAAACCAGAACGAGCTTTCAAAAACTATACTAAGCGTTGAAAAAGACATTGCTGACTTAAAGAGCTATATACTCTTTCCAGATAAAACCGTCGAGGAAAACATTCAGAGAGATTTAGCAAGGCTAACAGAGTTTGATAATCCTAAAGCTACACAAGCTTACTCAATTTTACTTTCTGCAGTTTCAGAGATAAAGAAAGGAAACGTAGACCATGAAGTCTTGATTAAAGAACTTTCTCAGAAAGAAAGAACTCTCAAAAATATAAAAGAAAAAGTAGAAGAAGAAGCAAACAGTATCCTTTCTTCCGTAAGTTTCCTTGTAAGAATAATTCCTCTTTTCAGCTTGATAATAATTGGAATTGGTGCATTCAGCTCTTACAGAGCTATCGTTATGCCAATTCAAGCAATGACAAGAACAATGAGAGAAATTGAAAAAGGAAATCTAACTAAGAGACTTTCTATAGATAAGGATGATGAACTTGGACTTCTTGCAAAGGAATTTGATAAGTTCTTAGGATGGATAAAGAATACATTCGAAGAGCTAGAGAAACTCTCTGCAAAAGTTTCCACAGACGCAAGCCTCTTAATTATGGAGCTATTTAACACCGACATTAAGAGCAAAGATATAAAAGAAAAGTTTGTAGAACTTTCAATATCTTCTGAAGTTCTTGCAAATTCCATATCAGACATTAACAAGCTCTTAAAAACAGCAGGAAAGGAAGTTGAAGAAGTGGAATGCGAAACCCAAAAAGGTGCCAACATAGTCTCTAAATCTGTAAGCGACGTGCAGGAATTGGCCGATAAAGTCATAAAGTTAAGGAACAAAATCGAAGATCTTCAGAAAGGTTCTACCACAATTCAAAACGTCGTGGAAACGATAAAAAACATTGCAGACCAAACAAACCTACTTGCCCTAAATGCTGCTATTGAGGCTGCAAGAGCTGGAGAGGCTGGACGCGGTTTTGCAGTAGTTGCTGAAGAAGTAAGAAAGCTTGCTACAAGAACAGTAAGTTCCGCAGAAGAAATAGGAAACATAGTCAATAACATTATCCATCTTATAGAAAAATTCTCTCAAGACCTTGAAAAGAGAGCCAATGAAGCAATGAAGGTTAAAGGAGAAATGGCCAAAACTGAGGAGGTGCTTGTAAAAATCAGGACAAAGGTTGAATCTTTATCTGAGGTAACCGATAACATTCTGTTTACTCTTAAACAGCAATTGGGAGCTCTTGATACAGTAAAAGAAAATGTATCCTCAATTAACAACGAAATTGATAGGTTCAACGAAGTATTCAAGAAATTAGAGTCTACGATATACAGGACAAGGGCTTCTGTTAAGTCTGTTCACGAAAACATTTCTAAGTTTGACATTGGAAAACTCATTTCAACAATTATCAAAGGTATGGAACTCTTCTCAGACTGGGTGGCTAAACTTCCAACAATAAGAGAAATTCCTCAGTTTGAAAATTCAGAAATTAGAAAGTGGCTACACAAAGAACTCAAGAGTTTCAAAGTAGATGGTTTACCTGAAATATCCAATCAACTTGAAAGCGTTATAGAGGACTGCTACAAAATTGCAGGGGAAATTATTGAAGCTCTTCAAAATAGCAAAGATTCAATAGGTGATAAGTTCCAAGAACTTGAAAAGAAAGTACTGGAAGCTGCTGAACTATTTGAAGAACTTCTCGAAAAGGTAACAGATGATAGAAAATAG
- a CDS encoding ATP-binding protein, translating into MNCKICGGSGWIIENKSGERKAVRCKCQFEKFKKIYLESSGIPLRYRLCKFSNYEPQTIDQLRALYECREFFYLFPFVKGGILLYGPPGTGKTHLASATLRNIIEYKGLRGLFYDFRTLLIDIKTTFDTNESSYEVLEPVLKTPLLVLDDVGAERNTEWARDILATIINYRYVNSLPTIITTNLRFEVSTDESFASKFDERTESRIYEMCKIIKVDGDDRRKKSSL; encoded by the coding sequence TTGAACTGCAAAATTTGTGGTGGTAGTGGTTGGATTATAGAAAACAAAAGTGGAGAACGTAAAGCCGTAAGGTGCAAGTGTCAATTTGAAAAGTTTAAGAAAATCTACCTAGAAAGTAGCGGAATTCCTTTAAGATATAGATTGTGCAAATTTTCAAACTACGAACCTCAAACTATAGATCAATTAAGAGCACTTTACGAGTGTAGAGAATTTTTTTACCTTTTCCCTTTTGTAAAAGGAGGAATTCTTCTTTACGGACCACCCGGAACAGGAAAAACCCATTTAGCAAGTGCTACTTTAAGGAACATTATAGAATACAAAGGATTAAGGGGACTTTTTTACGACTTTAGAACCCTCCTTATAGATATAAAAACCACTTTTGACACGAACGAATCAAGCTATGAAGTTTTAGAACCTGTTTTGAAAACTCCTCTTTTGGTTTTAGATGATGTTGGTGCAGAAAGGAATACAGAATGGGCAAGAGACATTTTGGCAACAATCATAAACTATAGATACGTTAATAGCCTACCCACAATAATCACAACCAACCTAAGATTTGAGGTTTCAACAGACGAAAGCTTTGCTTCAAAATTTGATGAAAGGACAGAATCAAGAATTTACGAAATGTGCAAGATAATAAAGGTGGACGGTGATGACAGAAGGAAGAAAAGTAGCCTATAA
- a CDS encoding dihydroorotate dehydrogenase, which yields MMLRVKLFGVEFENPVWTASGTFGFGLEYAPYLDLNKVGAVCVKGLSINPRQGNEPPRIWETPCGMLNAIGLQNPGVKYFVEKIVPELKKYKTKVIANIYGSTVEEYVAVAKELKGIDGVDAIELNISCPNVKKGGLAFGVDPVEAARLTEAVKKNTDKPVIVKLSPNVTDVVEIAKAVESAGADALSAINTLLGMAIDIYKRKPKLKNKFGGLSGPAIKPVAVRMVYQVSKAVNIPVIGIGGISTWEDAVEFFLAGASAVQVGTANFFNPKAVEEIVEGLENYLKEMGYSSIEDLVGDLKEE from the coding sequence ATGATGTTGAGAGTAAAACTTTTTGGAGTAGAGTTTGAAAATCCTGTGTGGACTGCGTCTGGAACGTTTGGGTTTGGTCTTGAGTATGCGCCTTATCTTGACTTAAACAAAGTTGGGGCGGTTTGTGTAAAAGGTCTTTCAATAAACCCACGGCAAGGAAATGAGCCACCGAGAATTTGGGAAACCCCTTGTGGAATGCTTAATGCGATAGGACTTCAAAATCCGGGAGTTAAATACTTTGTTGAAAAAATTGTTCCGGAACTTAAGAAGTACAAAACAAAAGTGATTGCAAACATCTACGGTTCGACAGTTGAAGAGTACGTTGCCGTTGCTAAAGAGTTAAAAGGCATAGATGGAGTTGATGCGATAGAACTTAACATCTCTTGTCCAAATGTTAAAAAAGGAGGATTGGCATTTGGAGTTGACCCGGTTGAGGCTGCAAGGCTTACTGAAGCTGTGAAGAAAAACACTGATAAACCTGTAATAGTAAAGCTTTCGCCCAACGTTACGGATGTAGTAGAAATTGCCAAAGCTGTGGAAAGTGCAGGAGCCGATGCTCTTTCAGCTATTAACACCCTTCTTGGAATGGCGATAGACATTTATAAAAGGAAACCAAAACTAAAGAACAAGTTTGGAGGTTTATCCGGTCCTGCAATAAAACCTGTTGCAGTTAGAATGGTTTACCAAGTTTCAAAGGCTGTAAATATACCAGTCATAGGTATAGGTGGTATTTCTACTTGGGAAGATGCAGTTGAGTTTTTCCTTGCAGGAGCTTCTGCAGTACAGGTTGGTACTGCAAACTTTTTTAATCCAAAGGCAGTAGAGGAGATAGTTGAAGGACTAGAGAACTATTTAAAGGAAATGGGATATAGTAGCATTGAAGATCTTGTTGGAGATTTAAAGGAAGAGTAG
- the mqnC gene encoding cyclic dehypoxanthinyl futalosine synthase, producing MDIVKKVIEGKRISEEEALELLKDFDLLTLGQLANFVRNRKHPEKEVTFVIDRNINYTNVCVCKCRFCAFYRNKEDKDAYVISKEDLRRKIQETVDLGGTAILLQGGLHPDLNIEFYEDLLRFIKSEFPEIHIHGFSAPEILHISKLSGISIEETIRRLKGAGLGSIPGGGAEILVDRVREKIAPNKAKTKEWLEVHRVAHEVGLRTTATMMFGSLDTDEDVVEHLKVIRDLQDETEGFTAFIPWSFQPDYTELSNEVKEKASGERYLKVLAVSRIYLDNVDNIQASWVTQGGKMAQIALKFGANDFGSLMIEENVVAATGVRYRLPLSEIVRLIKDAGFTPVQRDTLYRKIAYF from the coding sequence GTGGACATTGTAAAGAAAGTTATAGAAGGAAAAAGGATATCTGAAGAAGAAGCTTTAGAGCTTTTAAAAGATTTTGATCTTTTAACCCTTGGTCAACTTGCAAATTTTGTAAGAAATAGGAAACATCCTGAAAAGGAAGTAACATTTGTAATAGATAGAAATATAAACTACACTAACGTTTGTGTATGTAAATGCCGTTTCTGTGCTTTTTACAGAAATAAAGAAGATAAAGACGCTTATGTAATAAGTAAGGAAGATCTTAGAAGGAAGATCCAAGAAACGGTAGATTTAGGTGGAACAGCTATTTTGTTGCAGGGAGGTCTTCATCCAGACTTAAATATTGAGTTCTATGAGGATCTTTTAAGGTTCATAAAATCTGAATTTCCCGAAATTCATATTCACGGTTTTTCGGCTCCAGAAATCCTTCATATATCAAAATTATCTGGGATTTCTATAGAAGAAACCATAAGGAGGTTAAAAGGAGCAGGACTTGGTTCTATTCCCGGTGGTGGTGCAGAAATCTTAGTAGATAGAGTAAGAGAAAAGATAGCTCCAAATAAGGCAAAAACTAAAGAGTGGCTTGAAGTTCATAGAGTAGCGCATGAAGTTGGTTTAAGGACTACTGCTACTATGATGTTTGGTAGTCTTGATACCGATGAGGATGTAGTTGAACATCTAAAGGTGATAAGAGATTTGCAGGACGAAACGGAAGGGTTTACAGCATTTATTCCTTGGAGTTTTCAACCGGACTACACAGAGCTTTCAAATGAAGTAAAAGAAAAAGCAAGTGGTGAAAGATATTTAAAGGTTCTAGCAGTATCTCGAATCTATCTTGATAACGTTGACAACATTCAGGCTTCATGGGTAACTCAAGGTGGAAAAATGGCACAGATAGCTTTAAAGTTTGGGGCAAACGATTTTGGATCTTTAATGATAGAGGAAAATGTCGTTGCAGCTACTGGAGTAAGATATAGACTACCTCTCTCTGAAATTGTAAGGCTTATAAAGGACGCTGGATTTACGCCAGTTCAAAGAGATACTCTTTACAGAAAGATAGCTTACTTTTGA
- a CDS encoding class I SAM-dependent RNA methyltransferase, producing MKFKLKIEKLVYGGKGLGRVNGRAVFVPFVAPNDVVLVEEVVRKSGYSEARVVEILKPSEFRTKPLCPYFGKCGGCDWQHIKYESQVKFKRDILEENLQKIGKIKKPNIDEVISSASCWNYRNRAQLKVKDGKVGFFAKHSHNIVDIDRCLLLKEDIQDVMPKLKRLLRELPTEPSEFHIYSSSKGEVLLKIVYQGKFKKINLTLQRIKEILKLNIVGFGIYKVGTEGYPERIKFFGRDFTYETVGKFKFRVSADSFFQVNIFQLENLTDRVSRAAMEYQFNLAADLYCGVGTLTIPVGRYVHKAFGVEANFSAISDALYNKDINGLRNITFYCRETEEGLDIVKEYCPDLVVVDPPRSGLSQKVVREIANLPKIKKIVYVSCNPSTLARDIALFHQYGINMERAKLIDMFPQTYHVETIAFLRKVR from the coding sequence TTGAAGTTTAAACTCAAAATTGAGAAGCTTGTTTACGGTGGTAAAGGGCTTGGGAGAGTTAACGGTAGGGCTGTTTTTGTTCCTTTTGTTGCTCCAAATGATGTAGTTTTAGTTGAAGAAGTAGTAAGAAAAAGTGGATATAGTGAAGCTAGGGTAGTTGAAATCTTAAAACCCTCGGAGTTTAGAACAAAACCTTTATGTCCTTACTTTGGAAAGTGTGGTGGGTGTGATTGGCAGCATATAAAGTACGAGAGCCAGGTAAAGTTTAAAAGGGATATATTGGAAGAGAACCTTCAAAAAATAGGGAAGATAAAAAAGCCCAACATTGATGAAGTAATTTCATCTGCTTCTTGTTGGAATTACCGGAATAGAGCACAACTAAAGGTCAAAGATGGTAAGGTTGGTTTTTTTGCAAAACACAGTCATAACATTGTTGATATAGATAGATGTTTGCTTCTAAAGGAAGATATCCAAGATGTAATGCCGAAGCTTAAAAGACTCTTAAGAGAGCTTCCAACAGAGCCTTCCGAATTTCATATCTACTCTTCTTCAAAAGGTGAAGTTCTTTTAAAGATTGTTTATCAAGGAAAGTTCAAGAAGATAAATCTTACTCTGCAAAGAATAAAGGAAATCTTAAAGCTTAACATTGTCGGTTTTGGTATTTATAAGGTAGGGACAGAAGGTTATCCGGAAAGAATCAAGTTTTTTGGTAGAGACTTTACTTATGAAACGGTTGGAAAGTTTAAGTTTAGAGTAAGCGCAGATTCTTTTTTCCAAGTAAACATTTTCCAGCTTGAGAACTTAACAGATAGAGTTTCTAGGGCGGCAATGGAATATCAGTTTAACTTAGCAGCAGACCTTTACTGTGGAGTTGGAACGTTAACAATTCCTGTTGGCAGATACGTTCATAAAGCTTTTGGGGTAGAAGCTAACTTTTCTGCTATTAGCGATGCTCTCTACAATAAAGATATAAACGGACTTAGGAACATAACTTTCTACTGTAGAGAAACAGAGGAAGGACTTGATATAGTAAAAGAATACTGTCCTGATCTTGTTGTAGTCGATCCTCCAAGAAGTGGTTTAAGCCAAAAGGTTGTAAGAGAAATTGCAAATCTTCCGAAGATTAAGAAAATAGTTTACGTTTCCTGCAATCCTTCAACCCTTGCAAGAGACATAGCCCTTTTCCACCAGTATGGAATAAACATGGAAAGGGCAAAGCTGATAGATATGTTCCCACAAACTTACCATGTTGAAACAATAGCATTTTTAAGGAAGGTAAGATGA